The following proteins are encoded in a genomic region of Nakaseomyces glabratus chromosome J, complete sequence:
- the TSL1 gene encoding trehalose 6-phosphate synthase/phosphatase complex subunit (CAGL0J06468g~Ortholog(s) have alpha,alpha-trehalose-phosphate synthase (UDP-forming) activity, enzyme regulator activity, trehalose-phosphatase activity and role in trehalose biosynthetic process) — MTIIVASLFLPFQPQFEVNADQEQTAELVDSKLVKISGEQEAHANKNLPDVRVQETDAYATAATQPFLNSRTPLALSSAASQLNVKQGPLSSEQFLENLTANATTAGTPVNPNLGVHGHASAEDFFTTNNSTAINNNASSPPFSVSSIAPEINANVDGTDTMDVTADLLDNVNKSLLLHSVLNSGQGVSSPNAVEGHTATHLTNPNTTVITPKSRAVPESNPGVVNFDNYKERRDSQSNSAFPSMKRVASGSHGPSHLKYSQNAIDAALESDVIDDADDRQNSEAESDYETDRKVHYNVPGFGGYSSTSKRLKNSLEIFSRVPWKIVPSRKGNGALKNAINTSILEKDIKDGVKWVGTLGIPTDEIPVETTKKIVKDLNENYQSSAVIADDVTFKGAYKNFCKQILWPTLHYQIPDNPNSKAFEDHSWNYFQRLNQYFAEKIVSIYEDGDIVWVHDYHLMLVPGMVRQKLPNAKIGFFLHVSFPSSEVFRCFAQRENMLEGILGANFVGFQTAEYARHFLTTANLLLTADVSGDHLRYKGKVVSVKSTPIGIDAFDLANQLLTDPVTKWRQLIRQRWAGKKLIVCRDQFDKIRGLHKKLLAYERFLRENPDYIEKVVLIQICIGKSSDPELERKVMVVVDRINSLSISISVSQPVVFLHQDLDFAQYLALSSEADLFLINTFREGMNLTCHEFIVCSREKNSPLLISEFTGSAELLKDGAILINPWDTRHLAKCIKMGLEMPLDERKRRWKIMMKSLINNDSTNWIMSNLQAIEHCWEFSKESSTLFSLSSEELASEYQSASNKLFILKISEPPSPRMLAILRELSSRCTVYIMNTFSKTTLENLYGRVGNLGLIAEGGAYVRLNGTWYSIVDHVDWLEEVTKILDTKIERLPGSYYKLADSMVRFHTENAEDQDRVASVIGEAMTHINTLFADRGIHAYVHKNILFVQQKELSLETTKFILKFHNSGKVYNTGHSTPSKHNNEMSAMFSGQSDTIDFICVAGSTSPTIEPIFKLVKDATLAGNLRYGHTIVYGDAPSTYAREHTSGWNELFNIFQDLAKSNERQ, encoded by the coding sequence ATGACTATTATAGTAGCCTCGTTGTTTTTGCCGTTTCAACCTCAGTTCGAGGTGAATGCTGACCAAGAACAGACAGCTGAGTTGGTTGATTCCAAATTGGTCAAAATATCCGGTGAACAAGAGGCTCATGCTAATAAGAATTTACCAGATGTGAGAGTACAAGAGACAGATGCATATGCTACTGCAGCAACTCAGCCGTTTCTAAATAGTAGAACACCGCTTGCGTTGAGTTCGGCTGCTTCCCAATTGAATGTTAAGCAGGGTCCATTATCCTCAGAGCAATTTTTGGAGAACTTAACAGCAAATGCCACAACGGCTGGCACTCCAGTTAACCCAAACTTGGGTGTTCATGGGCATGCATCCGCAGAGGATTTCTTCACTACGAACAATTCAACTGCCATAAACAACAATGCGTCTTCTCCTCCATTTTCTGTCTCTTCAATAGCACCGGAAATCAATGCTAATGTTGACGGAACTGATACAATGGATGTTACCGCTGATTTGTTAGATAATGTCAATAAGTCTTTGCTGTTACACTCTGTTCTAAACAGTGGACAGGGAGTCTCTAGCCCTAATGCGGTAGAAGGTCATACGGCGACGCATTTAACTAACCCAAACACTACTGTTATTACCCCTAAATCTAGAGCAGTTCCAGAGAGCAATCCTGGTGTAGTTAACTTTGATAATTATAAGGAAAGACGTGATAGTCAATCGAACTCAGCATTCCCTTCGATGAAAAGGGTTGCTTCAGGCTCACATGGACCCTCTCACTTAAAATATTCTCAGAATGCTATAGATGCTGCTCTAGAATCTGATGTTATCGATGATGCTGATGACAGACAGAACTCAGAAGCCGAGTCTGATTATGAAACTGACAGAAAAGTTCATTATAATGTTCCAGGCTTTGGTGGatattcttcaacttctaaAAGATTAAAAAACTCACTAGAAATTTTTAGCAGAGTGCCTTGGAAGATAGTTCCTTCTAGAAAGGGTAATGGTGCATTGAAAAACGCCATTAATACATCAATTTTAGAAAAGGATATCAAGGATGGCGTTAAATGGGTTGGTACGTTGGGTATTCCTACTGATGAGATTCCTGTTGAGACAACGAAAAAAATCGTGAAGGATCTTAATGAAAACTACCAATCTTCGGCTGTTATTGCTGATGATGTAACTTTTAAAGGTGCATATAAAAACTTTTGTAAGCAAATCTTATGGCCTACActtcattatcaaattCCAGATAATCCAAATTCTAAAGCTTTTGAAGATCATTCTTGGAATTACTTCCAAAGGCTTAACCAGTACTTTGctgaaaaaattgtttcGATTTATGAAGATGGTGATATTGTATGGGTTCATGACTACCATTTAATGTTAGTTCCAGGTATGGTGCGTCAAAAACTTCCGAATGCAAAGATAGGATTCTTTCTACATGTATCTTTCCCTAGTAGTGAAGTGTTCAGATGCTTCGCACAAAGAGAGAACATGTTAGAAGGTATTTTGGGTGCCAACTTCGTTGGGTTCCAGACTGCTGAGTACGCAAGACATTTCTTGACAACAGCAAACTTGCTATTGACAGCCGATGTATCTGGTGATCATTTAAGATACAAGGGTAAGGTCGTCTCAGTAAAATCGACACCGATTGGTATAGATGCCTTTGATTTAGCAAATCAGTTACTGACTGACCCTGTTACAAAATGGAGGCAATTGATAAGACAAAGATGGGCTGGTAAGAAACTTATTGTTTGCCGTGATCAATTTGATAAGATTAGAGGACTTCATAAGAAGCTTTTAGCTTATGAAAGATTTCTGAGAGAGAATCCAGATTATATTGAGAAAGTAGTTTTGATTCAAATTTGTATTGGAAAAAGTTCTGATCCTGAACTTGAGCGTAAagtgatggtggtggttgACAGAATCAATTCTCTTTCTATCAGCATCAGTGTTTCACAGCCTGTGGTCTTTTTACATCAAGATCTGGACTTTGCCCAATACCTAGCTCTAAGCTCAGAAGCGGATCTGTTTTTGATAAACACATTTAGGGAAGGTATGAATTTAACTTGTCATGaatttattgtttgttCAAGAGAAAAGAATTCACCACTTCTGATCTCGGAATTTACTGGTAGTGCTGAACTATTGAAGGATGGTGCCATCTTAATTAATCCATGGGATACAAGACATCTAGCTAAATGCATTAAGATGGGTCTTGAGATGCCATTGGAtgaaaggaaaagaagatGGAAGATTATGATGAAATCGTTGATTAACAATGACTCAACGAATTGGATTATGTCGAATCTACAAGCTATTGAACATTGTTGGGAATTCAGTAAAGAGAGCTCTACGTTGTTCAGTCTGTCTTCAGAGGAGTTGGCAAGTGAATACCAATCTGCATCGAATAAATTATTCATCTTGAAAATCTCGGAGCCTCCAAGCCCTAGAATGTTAGCAATCTTAAGGGAACTGAGTTCAAGGTGTACTGTTTATATTATGAATACCTTTTCCAAGACAACTCTTGAAAACCTTTACGGTCGTGTTGGTAATTTGGGTCTTATTGCTGAAGGCGGTGCTTATGTAAGGTTGAATGGAACATGGTACAGCATTGTGGATCATGTTGACTGGCTTGAGGAAGTCACTAAGATTTTGGATACCAAGATTGAAAGATTGCCTGGCTCGTACTATAAACTAGCAGACTCTATGGTCAGATTTCACACTGAAAATGCAGAAGATCAAGACAGAGTTGCCAGTGTTATCGGTGAAGCTATGACACATATTAACACATTATTTGCCGATCGTGGCATTCATGCTTACGTGCataagaatatattgtttgTGCAGCAAAAGGAATTGTCTTTAGAAACTACAAAGTTTATCCTAAAGTTCCATAATAGTGGTAAAGTATACAATACAGGTCACTCTACTCCAAGTAAACACAACAACGAGATGTCAGCAATGTTTTCTGGTCAAAGCGACACCATTGATTTCATCTGTGTAGCAGGGTCTACGTCTCCAACAATTGAACCGATATTCAAGCTGGTAAAAGATGCCACACTTGCTGGTAATTTAAGATATGGACATACTATTGTATATGGTGATGCTCCATCTACATATGCCAGGGAGCATACGAGTGGTTGGAACGAACTTTTTAATATCTTTCAAGATCTGGCAAAGTCAAATGAAAGACAGTGA
- the CAC2 gene encoding Cac2p (CAGL0J06512g~Ortholog(s) have histone binding activity), translating to MEATNLQIYWHESQPVYSITFRGSQADDDNDDENFNEKGELFTAGGDNKVRLWRLNCEETGKGTCKVDTIDFLSGLSLHEQAVNVIRFDHRGNVLASAGDDGQVLLWKLTNEETRKKQQRMGDEPVEGDGWAVWKRLRGTANDLDNMPGGGASEIYDLSWSPDDKYLVTASMDNSLKVFNVDTGNCVAFAKDHNHYVQGVTWDPLNQYIISQSVDRSINIYEIELRDSKDITSSTTSTELIKRLKLKNRIFKSELPFIDEDASSRKIDYSVQKSSYLYHNETLPSFFRRLVMSPCGSLLVVPTGLIKNHPTSTSIGTKDDGEESSQSNSINTSASSDFNNAVFIYTRAAIKQNLGKPSICLPFFKKPAVAVAFSPIFYERTSNKPYVDLPYKLVFAIATINQVIFYDTENIEPISIVSNLHYTPLTDLTWSPRGDMVMVSSTDGFCSAISINTAVFGRRTKKPSFTNTIVKEEISLNREDASEVKQPKRSHDIINILPVRKKSKVDTNKSTTDSASTPDATGNDKENKDDAKTLEIIKNTETENS from the coding sequence ATGGAGGCGACTAATCTACAAATATATTGGCATGAGTCACAACCTGTGTATAGTATTACCTTTCGTGGAAGTCAGGCTGAcgatgataatgatgatgagaACTTTAATGAGAAGGGTGAGTTGTTCACTGCAGGCGGGGACAACAAGGTCAGATTATGGCGTTTGAATTGTGAGGAAACAGGTAAAGGTACTTGTAAAGTGGATACAATTGACTTTTTATCAGGTTTATCATTGCACGAACAAGCTGTAAACGTAATACGGTTTGATCATAGAGGGAACGTCTTGGCATCTGCTGGTGATGATGGGCAGGTTCTGCTATGGAAACTAACTAACGAAGAAACACGCAAGAAACAACAACGTATGGGAGATGAACCTGTTGAAGGTGATGGTTGGGCTGTTTGGAAACGTTTACGAGGCACGGCAAATGACTTAGATAACATGCCGGGTGGTGGTGCTTCAGAAATTTATGATTTATCATGGTCACCTGACGACAAATATCTGGTAACAGCTTCAATGGACAACAGCTTAAAGGTGTTTAATGTTGATACAGGAAACTGTGTTGCATTTGCAAAAGATCACAACCATTATGTTCAAGGTGTTACCTGGGATCCATTAAATCAATACATTATCTCACAATCAGTTGATAGGTCTATTAATATCTATGAAATTGAATTAAGAGATTCAAAAGATATAACTAGTTCAACAACATCTACAGAATTGATAAAAAGGCTTAAGCtcaaaaatagaatattcaAGAGCGAACTGCCTTTTATAGACGAAGATGCTAGTAGTCGCAAAATTGACTATTCAGTTCAAAAATCATCTTACTTATATCACAATGAAACACTGCCATCTTTTTTTAGGAGATTAGTGATGTCCCCTTGTGGTAGTCTTCTTGTAGTCCCAACTGGACTAATCAAGAACCATCCAACTTCTACTAGTATAGGAACGAAAGATGATGGTGAAGAGAGTTCACAATCTAATAGTATTAATACCTCCGCATCGAGTGATTTTAATAATGCGGTATTCATATACACAAGAGCTGCGATCAAACAAAATTTGGGTAAACCTAGCATATGTCTGCCGTTCTTCAAGAAACCAGCGGTTGCTGTAGCATTTAGTCCCATTTTCTATGAACGGACCTCCAATAAACCGTATGTGGATCTTCCGTATAAACTAGTTTTTGCTATTGCTACAATTAACCAAGTTATCTTCTATGATACCGAAAATATTGAACCTATTTCGATAGTAAGTAATTTGCATTACACGCCATTGACTGATTTAACATGGTCACCCAGAGGTGATATGGTTATGGTTTCATCTACTGACGGTTTTTGTTCTGCTATTTCTATAAATACAGCGGTTTTTGGTCGGAGAACGAAGAAACCAAGTTTCACTAATACTATTGTGAAAGAAGAGATAAGCTTGAATAGAGAAGATGCGTCAGAAGTAAAGCAGCCAAAGCGATCTCATGATATAATTAACATCCTTCCAGTTAGGAAAAAATCGAAGGTAGATACTAATAAGAGTACTACTGATAGCGCTAGTACACCGGATGCTACTGGTAATGATAAGGAGAATAAAGATGACGCAAAGACCTTAGAAATAATTAAGAACACGGAGACTGAAAATTcgtaa
- a CDS encoding uncharacterized protein (CAGL0J06402g~Ortholog(s) have homocitrate synthase activity, role in DNA repair, histone displacement, lysine biosynthetic process via aminoadipic acid and mitochondrion, nucleus localization), which yields MTANNNPYAPSPTDYLSNVNSFQLIDSTLREGEQFANAFFDTEKKIEIAKALDDFGVDYIELTSPVASEQSYKDCKAICNLGLKAKILTHIRCHMDDAKVAVETGVDGVDVVIGTSKFLRQYSHGKDMNYIAKSAIEVIEFVKSKGIEIRFSSEDSFRSDLVDLLNIYKTVDKIGVNRVGIADTVGCANPRQVYELVRTLKSVVSCDIECHFHNDTGCAIANAYTALEGGAKLIDVSVLGIGERNGITPLGGLMARMIVAAPDYVKSKYKLHKIRDIENLVAEAVEVNIPFNNPITGFCAFTHKAGIHAKAILANPSTYEILDPHDFGMKRYIHFANRLTGWNAIKARVDQLNLNLTDDQIKEVTAKIKKLGDVRPLNIDDVDSIIKDFHAEITTPQLRSINGQARTSAIDLQSLDTVEENEPAQKKARVD from the coding sequence aTGACCGCAAATAATAATCCATACGCGCCAAGTCCAACTGATTACTTGTCCAACGTTAACAGCTTTCAATTAATTGACTCGACGCTGAGAGAAGGTGAGCAATTTGCTAATGCGTTTTTTGATACCGAAAAGAAGATAGAGATTGCAAAGGCTCTGGATGACTTTGGTGTCGACTATATTGAGCTGACATCCCCAGTTGCTTCTGAACAGTCTTACAAAGATTGTAAGGCAATCTGTAATCTAGGGTTGAAGGCAAAAATTCTGACCCACATTCGTTGCCACATGGACGATGCCAAAGTGGCCGTTGAGACTGGTGTTGATGGTGTTGATGTTGTCATCGGTACATCCAAGTTTTTAAGGCAATACTCTCATGGTAAGGACATGAACTATATTGCCAAGAGTGCCATTGAGGTTATCGAATTTGTTAAATCCAAAGGCATTGAGATCAGATTTTCTTCTGAAGATAGTTTCAGAAGTGACCTGGTCGATCTGCTGAATATTTACAAGACTGTCGACAAGATCGGTGTCAACAGAGTCGGTATTGCCGACACTGTTGGTTGCGCCAACCCTAGACAAGTTTACGAATTGGTAAGGACTTTGAAATCTGTGGTTTCCTGTGATATTGAGTGCCATTTCCATAATGATACAGGGTGTGCCATTGCAAATGCATACACCGCATTGGAAGGTGGTGCTAAGTTGATAGATGTCAGTGTTCTGGGTATTGGTGAAAGAAATGGTATTACCCCGCTAGGTGGTCTGATGGCCAGAATGATTGTAGCCGCACCAGACTATGTCAAATCCAAGTACAAATTGCATAAGATCAGAGATATCGAAAACCTTGTTGCAGAGGCAGTTGAGGTTAATATCCCTTTCAATAACCCAATTACTGGTTTCTGTGCTTTCACACACAAAGCTGGTATTCACGCTAAAGCCATTCTAGCGAACCCATCCACATATGAAATCCTGGACCCACATGATTTCGGTATGAAGAGATATATACATTTTGCTAACAGGCTTACAGGTTGGAACGCCATCAAGGCGAGAGTTGATCAATTGAACTTGAATTTGACCGATGATCAAATCAAGGAAGTTACCGCCAAGATCAAGAAACTAGGTGATGTCAGACCTctaaatattgatgatgtgGATTCTATAATCAAGGACTTCCATGCAGAAATTACTACACCACAACTACGCAGTATTAATGGCCAAGCTAGGACCAGTGCTATTGACCTACAAAGCTTGGACACAGTAGAAGAAAATGAGCCAGCTCAAAAGAAAGCAAGAGTTGATTAA
- the MCM6 gene encoding MCM DNA helicase complex subunit MCM6 (CAGL0J06424g~Ortholog(s) have 3'-5' DNA/RNA helicase activity, single-stranded DNA binding, single-stranded DNA-dependent ATP-dependent 3'-5' DNA helicase activity, single-stranded RNA binding activity): MSSPFPHDEETRGGPSSQPASSLGGFGSSSGFDESQVGSRLQFPSSSQPHVPDSVGSNIPGIRDSSARDSSQFSSQRPYENEPEHEENEDMPMQGWRKRTFNHIKKVEDVTGEKVREAFEQFLDEFTIQSSDTGELQKVYRAQIEFMKLYDLSTLYIDYQHLSMRENGALAMAISEQYYRFSPFLIKGLKRVVRKYAPELLLTSDSVKMQNEDDDLSTIDPSSMPRDSENSQQATKSTTTNSPEQTERLFQISFFNLPTVHRIREIRSDKIGSLMCISGTVTRTSEVRPELYKASFTCDMCRAMVDNVEQSFKYTEPTFCPNPACENRAFWTLNVSRSKFLDWQKVRIQENTNEIPNGSMPRTLDVILRGDAVDRAKPGDKCQFTGVEIVVPDVSQLMLPGVKPSSSLDTRGIARSSEGLNSGVTGLKSLGVRDLTYKITFLGSHVVSVGSNMNPNENSSAETNLQFISKLQNNDIYSDREKDQEIFLSSLSPDEINELQDMVKDDHVYDKLVRSIAPSVFGHEAIKKGILLQMLGGVHKTTVEGIKLRGDINICIVGDPSTSKSQFLKYVCRFAPRSVYTSGKASSAAGLTAAVVRDEEGGDYTIEAGALMLADNGICCIDEFDKMDISDQVAIHEAMEQQTISIAKAGIHATLNARTSILAAANPIGGRYNRKTSLRANLNMTAPIMSRFDLFFVVLDDCNEKIDTELASHIIDLHMKQDEAITSPYSAEQLQRYIKYAKTFKPVINKEARKFLVEKYKALRKDDAQGYSRSSYRITVRQLESMVRLSEAIARANCSDEITPEFVAEAYDLLKQSIIRVDVDDIEIDEDPEEPEEIATDVQAAIVQENTDQQKSDKQKVVVTYEKYVTMMNMIVRKISEVEKNEGAEMTATDIIDWYCVQRENDISSEEEYYAERKLAYKVLKRLVKDRILMEIHGTKDNLDDDEDHDGNGKIVYVIHPNCEMFDTAQDA; the protein is encoded by the coding sequence ATGTCGTCGCCATTTCCACATGATGAAGAGACGAGGGGTGGTCCATCTTCCCAGCCTGCTTCGTCTTTAGGAGGCTTTGGTAGTAGTAGTGGCTTTGATGAGTCTCAGGTTGGTTCGCGCTTACAGTTCCCTAGTTCATCACAACCACATGTTCCTGATTCTGTGGGCAGTAATATACCCGGTATAAGAGATAGTTCAGCGAGAGATTCCTCACAATTCAGTTCACAGAGACCATATGAAAATGAGCCGGAACATGAGGAAAATGAAGACATGCCAATGCAAGGTTGGAGGAAGAGGACATTCAACCATATTAAGAAAGTTGAGGATGTCACAGGTGAAAAGGTAAGGGAGGCTTTTGAACAATTTTTGGATGAATTTACTATTCAATCGTCTGATACAGGTGAATTACAAAAGGTCTATAGAGCACAAATTGAGTTTATGAAGCTATATGATTTAAGCACTTTATATATTGACTACCAGCATTTGTCCATGAGAGAAAACGGTGCTTTAGCTATGGCTATCTCGGAACAATATTACCGTTTTTCTCCATTTTTGATCAAGGGTCTAAAGAGGGTTGTGCGTAAATATGCACCAGAATTACTCCTGACATCAGATTCGGTCAAGATGCAgaatgaggatgatgatTTGTCTACTATAGATCCCTCAAGCATGCCAAGAGATTCTGAAAACTCTCAGCAGGCGACTAAATCGACCACAACTAATAGTCCTGAACAAACTGAAAGACTTTTCCAAATaagtttcttcaatttaCCTACTGTACATAGAATTAGAGAGATCAGATCAGACAAAATAGGCTCGCTAATGTGTATCTCTGGTACTGTAACAAGGACATCTGAAGTAAGGCCTGAACTCTATAAAGCAAGTTTCACTTGTGATATGTGCCGTGCTATGGTTGATAACGTTGAAcaatctttcaaatatacTGAACCGACATTTTGTCCAAACCCTGCATGTGAAAATAGAGCGTTTTGGACATTGAACGTATCTAGATCAAAATTCTTGGACTGGCAAAAGGTAAGaatacaagaaaatacaaaTGAGATTCCAAATGGTTCTATGCCGCGTACATTAGATGTTATTTTGAGAGGTGATGCTGTAGATAGAGCAAAACCTGGTGATAAATGCCAATTTACTGGTGTTGAAATTGTGGTACCAGATGTCTCACAATTAATGTTACCTGGTGTTAAACCCAGTTCATCGTTGGACACCAGAGGTATTGCTAGAAGTTCAGAAGGGCTCAACTCAGGTGTTACTGGTCTAAAATCTCTTGGTGTGCGCGATCTTACTTATAAGATCACATTCTTAGGTTCCCATGTTGTTAGTGTAGGTTCTAATATGAATCCAAACGAAAATAGTTCTGCAGAGACTAATCTGCAGTTTATTTCAAAGCTACAAAATAATGATATCTACAGCGATCGTGAGAAAGATCAAGAGATATTTTTAAGTAGTTTAAGCCCTGATGAGATTAATGAACTGCAAGATATGGTTAAGGATGATCATGTTTATGATAAGTTAGTGAGATCAATTGCACCATCTGTGTTCGGTCATGAAGCTATAAAAAAAGGTATATTACTGCAAATGCTAGGTGGTGTTCACAAAACCACTGTTGAAGGTATCAAACTAAGAGGTGACATTAATATTTGTATTGTTGGTGACCCATCTACATCTAAGTCtcagtttttgaaatatgtTTGCCGATTTGCTCCTAGATCAGTGTACACCTCTGGTAAGGCCTCCTCAGCTGCTGGTTTGACTGCAGCTGTGGTTagagatgaagaaggtggAGACTACACTATCGAAGCAGGTGCCCTTATGTTGGCTGATAATGGTATTTGTTgtattgatgaatttgataaGATGGATATATCAGATCAAGTTGCTATCCATGAAGCTATGGAACAGCAAACGATTTCTATCGCAAAGGCTGGTATCCATGCCACTTTAAATGCAAGAACTTCTATTTTAGCTGCAGCTAATCCAATCGGTGGTAGATATAATAGGAAAACATCCCTTAGGGCCAACTTGAATATGACGGCACCTATCATGTCAAGATTTGACTTATTTTTCGTTGTATTAGATGATTGTAATGAGAAGATTGATACAGAGCTAGCCTCTCATATTATTGATCTTCACATGAAACAAGATGAAGCAATTACTTCTCCATATTCTGCGGAACAGTTGCAACGTTACATCAAGTATGCAAAGACCTTCAAGCCGGTTATCAACAAAGAAGCTAGAAAATTTCTAGTTGAGAAGTATAAAGCGCTGAGAAAGGATGATGCACAAGGTTACAGTAGATCTAGTTACAGAATTACCGTGAGGCAACTGGAGAGTATGGTCAGATTATCGGAAGCTATTGCTAGAGCTAACTGTTCTGACGAGATCACTCCTGAATTTGTAGCAGAAGCATATGATCTATTGAAGCAGAGTATTATTAGAGTCGATGTCGATGACATTGAGATAGACGAAGACCCTGAAGAGCCTGAAGAGATTGCCACGGATGTTCAAGCTGCAATTGTTCAAGAAAACACTGACCAACAAAAATCAGACAAACAAAAAGTTGTTGTTACATATGAAAAATATGTTACTATGATGAATATGATCGTCAGGAAGATATCGGAAGTAGAAAAGAATGAAGGGGCGGAAATGACAGCGACGGATATCATTGATTGGTACTGTGTACAGAGGGAGAACGATATTTCTTCAGAGGAAGAGTACTACGCTGAAAGAAAGCTTGCATACAAAGTCCTGAAAAGACTCGTGAAAGATAGGATATTAATGGAGATTCATGGTACGAAGGATAATCTcgatgatgacgaagaCCATGATGGCAATGGCAAAATTGTCTATGTCATTCATCCAAACTGTGAAATGTTTGATACAGCACAGGACGCTTGA
- the CUE4 gene encoding Cue4p (CAGL0J06490g~Ortholog(s) have endoplasmic reticulum localization): MDLSTKVFLGLLVAFILVVKRYLNQPTHKNINKTVDISNDGEEIDKDVLVSGKDQKTVKRRRKRRVTEGMIEIVSTLAPHLDVEQIKYDLEKTGSVELTVERLLKGEEFEFPPKEDESSTANNSKSNEEPQNEEDYYEDYHTETDSSDSEDDDD; this comes from the coding sequence ATGGATCTGTCTACAAAAGTATTCTTGGGTTTGCTGGTGGCGTTCATTTTGGTGGTAAAGAGGTATCTCAACCAACCTACTCATaagaatataaataaaactGTGGATATTAGCAATGACGGAGAAGAAATAGATAAGGATGTTCTTGTATCTGGCAAAGATCAAAAGACTGTCAAGAGGCGGAGGAAGAGACGTGTGACTGAGGGAATGATTGAGATTGTTTCTACATTAGCCCCACACCTGGATGTAGAACAGATCAAATATGACTTGGAAAAGACAGGCTCTGTAGAGTTGACCGTCGAGAGATTATTGAAAGGTGAAGAGTTTGAATTTCCACCAAAGGAGGATGAAAGCTCAACTGCAAATAATAGCAAGAGTAATGAAGAACCacaaaatgaagaagattacTACGAAGACTACCACACTGAAACTGATAGTAGCGACTCAGAAGACGACGATGACTAA